In one window of Eleutherodactylus coqui strain aEleCoq1 chromosome 10, aEleCoq1.hap1, whole genome shotgun sequence DNA:
- the LOC136579921 gene encoding proteoglycan 4-like: MKAELLVTERVMAELCFLDGRTAEPQEHEEVQHIVPTSSHIGSAARCSLREPQEHPSEHPPQCPQNSFHIAPKSPSERSQERPQNTLQSVPKTPSRAPQNTLQSTLERPPEHPQNTLQSTPERPPEHPPERPQNTLQSVPRTPSRATQSTVQSTLRTPSRAPQNTFQSAPEHPPKHPQNTLQSAPEHPPECPRTPSRAPPECPPERPRTPSRVPQNTLQSTPRMPSRASPEHPPERPKNALQSAPERPPEHPQNTLQSTPERPPEHPPERPQNTLQSVPRTPSRATQNTVQSTLRTPSRAPQNTFQSAPEHPPKRPRTPSKAPPEHPPERPRTPSRVPQNTLQSAPEHPPEHPQNALQSAPEHPPERPRTPSRVPQNTLQSVPRTPSRATPERPPERPENALPPPSERPPECPQNALQSVPETLQSAPRTPSRAPLSVPECPPEHFQNALQSVPITPSRVLP; this comes from the exons ATGAAGGCGGAGCTTCTGGTCACCGAGCGGGTTATGGCGGAGCTCTGCTTTCTAGATGGGCGAACAGCGGAGCCGCAGGAACATGAAGAGGTCCAGCATATTGTGCCAACATCGTCACATATTGGCAGCGCAGCGCGTTGTTCCCTGAG AGAACCCCAAGAACACCCCTCAGAGCACCCTCCACAGTGTCCGCAGAACAGCTTCCATATCGCACCCAAAAGCCCTTCAGAACGCTCTCAAGAGCGTCCCCAGAACACCCTCCAGAGCGTCCCAAAAACGCCCTCCAGAGCGCCCCAGAACACCCTCCAAAGCACCCTAGAACGCCCTCCAGAGCACCCCCAGAACACCCTCCAGAGCACCCCAGAACGCCCTCCAGAGCACCCTCCAGAGCGTCCCCAGAACACCCTCCAGAGCGTCCCCAGAACACCCTCCAGAGCGACCCAGAGCACCGTCCAGAGCACCCTCAGAACACCCTCCAGAGCGCCCCAAAACACCTTCCAGAGCGCCCCAGAACACCCTCCAAAGCACCCCCAGAACACCCTCCAGAGCGCCCCAGAACACCCTCCAGAGTGCCCCAGAACACCCTCCAGAGCACCCCCAGAATGCCCTCCAGAGCGCCCCAGAACACCCTCCAGAGTGCCCCAGAACACCCTCCAGAGCACCCCCAGAATGCCCTCCAGAGCGTCCCCAGAACACCCTCCAGAGCGTCCCAAAAACGCCCTCCAGAGCGCCCCAGAACGCCCTCCAGAGCACCCCCAGAACACCCTCCAGAGCACCCCAGAACGCCCTCCAGAGCACCCTCCAGAGCGTCCCCAGAACACCCTCCAGAGCGTCCCCAGAACACCCTCCAGAGCGACCCAGAACACCGTCCAGAGCACCCTCAGAACACCCTCCAGAGCGCCCCAAAACACCTTCCAGAGCGCCCCAGAACACCCTCCAAAGCGCCCCAGAACACCCTCCAAAGCACCCCCAGAACACCCTCCAGAGCGCCCCAGAACACCCTCCAGAGTGCCCCAGAACACCCTCCAGAGTGCCCCAGAACACCCTCCAGAGCACCCCCAGAACGCCCTCCAGAGCGCCCCAGAACACCCTCCAGAGCGCCCCAGAACACCCTCCAGAGTGCCCCAGAACACCCTCCAGAGCGTCCCCAGAACGCCCTCCAGAGCAACCCCAGAACGCCCTCCAGAGCGCCCCGAGAATGCCCTCCCCCCACCTTCAGAACGCCCTCCAGAGTGCCCACAGAACGCCCTCCAGAGCGTCCCTGAAACCCTTCAGAGCGCCCCCAGAACACCCTCTAGAGCGCCATTGAGCGTCCCAGAATGCCCTCCAGAACATTTCCAGAACGCCCTCCAGAGTGTCCCCATAACACCCTCCAGAGTGCTGCCATAA